The nucleotide window GGTACGTTGCAAGCGCAAAACCTGCCATAGAGGCCAGCACTATCGCGCCGATCACCGACGGCACGGTGATCAACACGCTATTTGCGAAGTAATGCAGCATTGGGGTCTGCGCCAGGGCTGTCCCGTAATTTTCGAATAGTGCAAAGTGCTTGGGCCAACCCCAGTAGTCGCCCTGGGTTAACTCTTCGCTCGAACGGATAGACGTCACCAGCACGGCAAGCATGGGCAGCAGCCAAATCACGAGCGCGATCGGAAGCGACACCTTGTAGAGCGTGCGGTTGATCGGTTTCCAACGTTCGACGGGAAGTGGATACATAGGGTAACTCCATTAATCAACGTTCTTCGCGCAGCATGCGGCGTAGGTGGAACACGATGTAGACAAGCATGATGGCGAACAGCACGACAGCGATTGCGGCTGAAAAGCCTTCTCGGTAGTACTTGATAGCTTGGTCATACATGTAATAAGCAAGTACGGTGGAACTGTCGAATGGACCGCCGCCACTCATCACGGCAATCAGGTCGAAACTGCGCAGCGCACCGATCACGGTCAACACCACAGCCATGAATGTAGCCGGGCGCAGCTGCGGCAAAATCACGTGCCAGAGGAGGCGCAATCCTCGCGCGCCCTCCATCCGGGCCGCCTCCACGACTTCAGGATTGATCGACGTAAGGCCCGTCAAATACAGCACCATGCAAAAAGGTGTCTGCGGCCAAAGCGCGGCGAAGATGATGCCAAAGGTGACTGTGTGAGGGTCGCCAAGCACTGGAATTCCATGCCCTACGAACAAGCGCAACAGCCCGAAGGCGGGATCGTAAAACCAACTGAACACCAGCCCGACCACCACGCCCGAAAGCACAAAGGGCGCGAAGAACAGCGATTTCACGAGGCGCATCCCACGCATCTGTTGATTCAAGTACAGCGCGAACATCAGCCCGAGCGGGGGTGCGAGCAAAAAGAACGCAAGCCAGATGAGGTTGTTTTTGAGCGCCGTGTAAAACGTGTCTGAATGAAACAGCTCAATGTAGTTGTCGAAACCGACGAAACTCTTCGGCGTCATGCCGTCCCAGTTATAAAAACTGAGCGAAATGCTGCTCACAATCGGATAGATCACGCACAAGCTAAACAACACGCAGCCAGGCAACAAGAATAAGAACGCGGCACGGTGCTGGCGTCGCCGCGTACTGGACGTGCGGGGGCGCTGTTGCGCCGGCAGCCGGGCGGCTATGGGTGCAGACATAGATTTGCCTCGCTGGAGATAAAAACGAACGCGAGTATCGTCACGACACCCGCGGCGCTTAGAGCTACTTCTTGTAAATGCGCTTGCGGGTCTGTTCAAGCCGGCCGAGCACGCTGTCAAGTTGCGACGGATCGC belongs to Burkholderia sp. PAMC 26561 and includes:
- a CDS encoding carbohydrate ABC transporter permease, with the translated sequence MSAPIAARLPAQQRPRTSSTRRRQHRAAFLFLLPGCVLFSLCVIYPIVSSISLSFYNWDGMTPKSFVGFDNYIELFHSDTFYTALKNNLIWLAFFLLAPPLGLMFALYLNQQMRGMRLVKSLFFAPFVLSGVVVGLVFSWFYDPAFGLLRLFVGHGIPVLGDPHTVTFGIIFAALWPQTPFCMVLYLTGLTSINPEVVEAARMEGARGLRLLWHVILPQLRPATFMAVVLTVIGALRSFDLIAVMSGGGPFDSSTVLAYYMYDQAIKYYREGFSAAIAVVLFAIMLVYIVFHLRRMLREER